The following proteins are encoded in a genomic region of Dokdonia donghaensis DSW-1:
- a CDS encoding 2TM domain-containing protein gives MRTSDQENKYQRAQARVGELKEFYNHLGIYLIFVVFFLALNYFTSGYFWAIFPILGWGLGILGHAANTFRWNPFFSKDWEQRKIDEYLRNDDLK, from the coding sequence ATGAGAACTTCAGATCAAGAAAACAAATATCAAAGAGCACAAGCAAGAGTAGGAGAACTTAAAGAGTTTTATAACCATCTAGGCATTTATTTAATTTTTGTCGTATTCTTTCTAGCGCTTAACTATTTTACGAGCGGTTATTTTTGGGCAATCTTCCCTATATTAGGTTGGGGGCTTGGTATATTGGGCCACGCAGCAAATACCTTTAGATGGAATCCTTTTTTCTCAAAAGACTGGGAGCAGCGCAAGATAGATGAGTACTTACGTAATGATGATTTAAAATAA
- a CDS encoding 2TM domain-containing protein has protein sequence MEYSKEKYERAKKRVADEKGFYNHLTVYLVINTLLQLFYSGIFFDLHIGEYAPWWVRFTTPFFWGLSLFIHWIYVFKGFRFLKGIRKWEERKIKEFMQEEEEEFSSRFREK, from the coding sequence ATGGAGTACAGTAAAGAAAAATATGAACGCGCAAAAAAACGCGTAGCAGATGAGAAAGGTTTTTATAATCACCTTACCGTCTATCTCGTAATAAACACCTTACTACAGCTGTTTTATTCAGGTATCTTTTTTGACTTACATATCGGTGAGTATGCGCCGTGGTGGGTGCGATTTACAACACCATTTTTCTGGGGATTGTCTCTATTTATACACTGGATTTATGTTTTTAAAGGCTTTAGATTTTTAAAAGGCATACGTAAGTGGGAAGAGCGCAAGATTAAAGAGTTTATGCAAGAAGAGGAGGAAGAGTTTTCTTCACGCTTTCGCGAAAAATAG
- a CDS encoding tRNA-(ms[2]io[6]A)-hydroxylase: MLHLKLPTDPRWVNIVEKNIEEILTDHAYCEQKAASSAISFIIGFPEYSELVAAMSDLAIEEMSHFKMVHDLMVERGLHLGRERKDEYVHKLRFYFPKGGSRVESLINRLLVAALIEGRSCERFRLLSEQLEDKKLAKFYRKLMISEAGHYTMFLNFARQYGDRKKVDAKWQELLDFEKQVMKDLSVKETMHG, from the coding sequence ATGCTACATCTTAAACTACCTACAGATCCAAGGTGGGTAAATATTGTAGAAAAAAACATAGAAGAAATCCTTACAGATCACGCATATTGTGAGCAAAAAGCAGCCTCTAGCGCAATCTCATTTATTATAGGTTTTCCAGAATACTCAGAACTTGTAGCTGCAATGAGTGATCTAGCTATCGAGGAGATGAGCCATTTTAAAATGGTGCACGACCTTATGGTAGAACGAGGTTTACATCTAGGTAGAGAGCGTAAAGATGAATATGTACATAAACTACGTTTTTACTTCCCAAAAGGTGGCTCAAGAGTAGAAAGCTTGATAAATAGATTACTCGTAGCAGCACTTATAGAAGGAAGAAGTTGTGAGCGCTTTAGATTACTTTCTGAACAACTAGAAGATAAAAAACTCGCTAAGTTTTACCGTAAGCTTATGATAAGTGAGGCGGGACACTACACAATGTTCTTAAATTTTGCTCGTCAATATGGAGATCGTAAAAAGGTAGATGCCAAGTGGCAAGAATTACTTGATTTTGAAAAGCAAGTAATGAAAGATCTAAGCGTTAAAGAAACAATGCACGGATAA
- the pepT gene encoding peptidase T, with the protein MIDKDALLKRFISYVTTYTESDPASDTTPSTECQWDLARQLRDELEAMGMTEVTIDENAYVMATLPSNVDYEVPVIGFVAHFDTTPDFTGKDVKPQIWENYDGGDLMLNKEQNIVLSPDYFEDLKQYKGQTIVTTDGTTLLGADDKAGITEIMEAMQYLLANPQVKHGKIRVGFTPDEEIGRGAHKFDVEKFGAAWAYTMDGSQIGELEYENFNAAGAVVTIEGKIVHPGYAKGKMVNSMYIATDYINSLPRLETPEHTSDREGFFHLHNIEGSVDNTKLEYIIRDHDKGHFEARKAMMVQLADELNAQLEKELVTVEVKDQYFNMREKVEPVMHIVDIAEEAMKALDIEPLIKPIRGGTDGSQLSFMGLPCPNIFAGGHNFHGRYEYVPVESMMKAVEVIVKIAELTAQKNA; encoded by the coding sequence ATGATAGATAAAGACGCACTACTCAAAAGATTTATAAGCTACGTAACCACCTATACCGAAAGTGATCCCGCAAGTGACACCACCCCTAGTACTGAGTGCCAGTGGGACCTCGCAAGACAACTACGCGATGAACTAGAAGCTATGGGGATGACAGAGGTTACTATAGATGAGAATGCATATGTGATGGCTACTTTACCTAGCAATGTAGATTATGAGGTGCCAGTTATAGGGTTTGTAGCACACTTTGACACCACTCCAGATTTTACGGGTAAAGATGTAAAACCGCAAATATGGGAAAACTATGATGGAGGCGATCTTATGCTTAACAAGGAGCAGAATATTGTATTATCTCCAGATTATTTTGAAGATCTTAAGCAATACAAAGGTCAAACTATTGTAACTACAGATGGTACTACCCTTCTAGGAGCAGATGATAAAGCTGGGATAACTGAGATTATGGAAGCAATGCAATACTTGCTGGCAAATCCTCAAGTAAAACACGGTAAGATACGTGTAGGCTTTACGCCAGATGAAGAAATAGGCCGCGGAGCACATAAATTTGATGTAGAAAAATTTGGTGCTGCCTGGGCATACACGATGGACGGTAGCCAGATAGGCGAGCTAGAGTATGAAAATTTTAATGCCGCAGGTGCTGTAGTTACCATAGAGGGTAAAATAGTGCATCCAGGGTATGCAAAAGGTAAGATGGTAAATAGTATGTATATCGCGACAGATTATATAAATAGCTTACCGAGACTAGAAACTCCAGAGCATACCTCAGATAGAGAAGGATTCTTTCACCTTCATAATATAGAAGGGAGTGTAGATAATACAAAACTTGAGTACATCATAAGAGATCACGATAAAGGACATTTTGAAGCTCGCAAGGCTATGATGGTACAACTGGCAGATGAGCTTAATGCACAGCTAGAAAAAGAGCTTGTTACCGTTGAGGTAAAAGATCAATATTTTAATATGCGCGAGAAGGTAGAGCCTGTAATGCACATTGTAGACATTGCAGAAGAAGCTATGAAGGCGCTTGATATAGAGCCACTCATAAAACCTATACGTGGTGGTACAGATGGATCTCAACTATCTTTTATGGGACTACCTTGCCCTAATATCTTTGCTGGTGGACATAACTTTCACGGGAGGTATGAGTATGTTCCCGTAGAGAGTATGATGAAAGCCGTTGAGGTCATTGTAAAAATTGCAGAGCTTACTGCTCAAAAAAATGCATAA
- a CDS encoding Crp/Fnr family transcriptional regulator — protein MSKIWFLEDVNVFGALCPHKTKRYRERNHFCQYGKQDYIYFEEDAATKVYLIEKGKVKLGYYAEDGKEVVRAILTKGELFGEKAILGEESRSEFAQSLDAQTMVCPVPVGQMQELMRSNRAFSLKVYKFLGMRFKKLERRLDLLLFKDATTRVKEFLDELAEDFGYCCPNTGDTVIKHPYTQKDIASLIGTSRPTLNAIMNDLKAVNFLDFSRNEIRLKVA, from the coding sequence ATGTCAAAAATTTGGTTTTTAGAAGATGTAAATGTTTTTGGAGCCTTATGCCCACACAAAACAAAAAGATATAGAGAGCGTAATCATTTTTGCCAGTACGGAAAGCAAGATTATATCTACTTTGAGGAAGATGCGGCTACAAAGGTCTATCTTATAGAAAAGGGTAAGGTAAAACTAGGTTACTATGCCGAAGATGGTAAAGAAGTGGTACGTGCAATACTTACAAAGGGAGAATTATTTGGCGAAAAAGCAATACTAGGTGAGGAGTCTCGCAGTGAGTTTGCACAATCTCTAGATGCTCAAACTATGGTGTGCCCAGTGCCAGTAGGGCAGATGCAGGAGTTAATGCGGTCTAATAGAGCCTTTAGTCTCAAAGTATATAAGTTTTTAGGAATGCGTTTTAAAAAATTAGAACGACGTTTAGATTTGTTACTTTTTAAAGATGCCACGACTCGTGTAAAGGAATTTCTTGATGAACTTGCCGAAGATTTTGGCTATTGCTGCCCTAATACTGGAGACACAGTAATAAAACACCCATATACACAAAAAGATATTGCCAGTCTTATAGGAACCTCACGTCCTACTTTAAATGCTATAATGAATGATCTTAAGGCAGTAAATTTTTTAGACTTCTCGCGCAATGAAATTAGACTTAAAGTCGCATAA
- a CDS encoding LytR/AlgR family response regulator transcription factor: MNVLIIEDEKPSARRLNRMLAELGVTVNEMLHSVAEAVAWFKSNAHPDLIFLDIQLSDGLSFEIFDEIEVKSAIIFTTAFDEYALQAFKLNSVDYLLKPIDDEDLEKAVNKFKERAPKPQDVALNFEDIRKLLGATPVEREYKKRFTTKIGQHIKMIPIDEIECFYSENKGTYAGTIEGRNYLLDTTLELLENDLEPETFFRVSRKYYVNINAIADIIAYTNSRLKIKLNNWDEQEIIVSRERVKDFKTWIA, translated from the coding sequence ATGAATGTACTCATCATAGAAGACGAAAAACCATCTGCTAGAAGACTTAATAGAATGCTCGCCGAACTAGGAGTAACTGTAAACGAAATGCTACACTCTGTAGCAGAGGCAGTGGCTTGGTTTAAGTCTAATGCGCATCCTGATTTGATTTTTTTAGATATCCAATTATCTGATGGTTTGTCTTTTGAAATTTTTGATGAGATAGAGGTAAAGAGTGCTATTATTTTCACCACAGCTTTTGATGAGTATGCTTTACAAGCTTTTAAACTTAACAGCGTAGATTATTTACTTAAACCCATAGATGACGAAGATCTTGAGAAGGCGGTAAACAAGTTTAAGGAGCGCGCTCCTAAGCCGCAAGATGTGGCACTTAACTTTGAAGATATACGTAAGCTTCTAGGCGCTACGCCGGTAGAGCGGGAGTATAAAAAGCGTTTTACTACTAAGATAGGGCAGCATATAAAAATGATTCCTATAGACGAGATTGAGTGTTTTTATAGTGAAAACAAAGGGACATATGCAGGCACTATAGAGGGTCGCAATTACTTGCTAGATACTACGCTAGAGCTTCTGGAAAATGATCTGGAGCCTGAGACATTCTTTCGTGTAAGCAGAAAGTATTATGTAAATATTAATGCCATTGCAGATATTATAGCATACACAAATTCTAGACTTAAGATAAAGCTTAACAACTGGGATGAGCAAGAAATAATTGTGAGCCGTGAGCGCGTAAAAGATTTTAAAACCTGGATTGCTTAA
- a CDS encoding TlpA family protein disulfide reductase: MKKQKKFTWQNVLFIVGILLLLIPQTRTPIQVALNKVKVAFFSPSAFAKADQQQLKPFTYSLTSLDGVPKEVSIGTGKVTFISYWATWCPPCIAELPSIEALYKDYGDKVEFLLITNENPEVVAKFMAKKDHKLPAVLPAMETPEQLFERSIPTTYIIDKTGHIIIKEKGASNWNSDTVRTTLDELITED; encoded by the coding sequence ATGAAAAAGCAAAAGAAGTTTACCTGGCAAAATGTTCTATTTATAGTAGGGATATTGTTGTTACTTATACCACAAACTAGAACGCCTATACAGGTGGCCTTAAATAAAGTTAAGGTGGCATTTTTTTCTCCTTCCGCTTTCGCGAAAGCAGACCAGCAACAACTTAAGCCATTTACATATAGCCTTACATCACTAGATGGAGTGCCCAAAGAAGTATCTATAGGAACAGGAAAAGTAACCTTTATAAGTTACTGGGCTACCTGGTGCCCGCCCTGTATAGCAGAGCTACCATCTATAGAAGCTTTATATAAAGATTATGGCGACAAAGTAGAATTTTTACTTATCACAAATGAAAACCCAGAAGTAGTAGCCAAGTTTATGGCAAAAAAAGATCACAAACTACCGGCTGTCTTACCGGCTATGGAAACTCCAGAACAACTCTTTGAGCGTTCTATACCTACAACATATATTATAGATAAAACAGGTCATATCATTATAAAAGAAAAAGGAGCTTCAAACTGGAACAGCGATACTGTGCGTACTACACTAGATGAGCTTATTACCGAAGATTAA
- a CDS encoding amidohydrolase family protein has protein sequence MKTLLLTLLLVITSISSAQGDFVINNVTLFNGEEILENRSVAVSNGTITKVSKRPQKAETIIDGQGKFLMPALTNAHVHTWALPQLKEAAQAGVLNLLDMHGMEPMQKAMVDARTSLDGARLYRAGYAATTEGGHGSQYGFPIPTLSKSADAETWVNDRVAAGVDYIKIIVEPWKKTLDKETVAQIIKEAHKASKIAVVHVSNEEDAYNSLISDADGLVHIYHDKPMTDQHLQELVEEKDFFVIPTILTTVLIQPLYFNKTKEETALIEANLLKEVKRLYDAGIPILAGTDPPNANINIGSDLYKELAFFAKAGLPIEAVLASATSLPAEKFFLEGVGYIKKGYKADLLLLEQSPVNDVMKLNTLSHIWKEGTLVEQE, from the coding sequence ATGAAAACGTTACTACTCACACTCCTGCTAGTTATAACTTCTATATCTAGCGCTCAAGGAGATTTTGTTATAAACAATGTAACCCTATTTAATGGAGAAGAAATTTTAGAAAACCGCTCTGTAGCAGTAAGTAACGGAACGATAACTAAAGTATCTAAAAGACCCCAAAAAGCCGAAACCATCATAGATGGGCAAGGCAAATTCTTAATGCCAGCTCTTACAAATGCACACGTGCACACGTGGGCATTACCACAGCTCAAAGAAGCAGCTCAAGCAGGAGTGCTCAACCTACTAGATATGCACGGTATGGAACCTATGCAAAAAGCAATGGTAGATGCCAGAACCTCTCTAGATGGTGCCAGATTATACAGAGCGGGATATGCTGCCACCACAGAGGGTGGTCACGGTTCACAATATGGATTTCCTATACCCACTTTAAGTAAATCAGCAGATGCTGAAACGTGGGTGAATGACAGAGTAGCTGCAGGTGTAGATTATATTAAAATAATAGTAGAGCCGTGGAAAAAGACACTAGATAAAGAAACGGTAGCACAGATTATAAAAGAAGCACACAAAGCAAGTAAAATTGCAGTTGTACACGTTTCAAATGAAGAAGATGCTTATAATTCTTTAATTAGTGATGCAGATGGACTCGTACATATCTATCACGATAAACCTATGACAGACCAGCATTTACAAGAGCTAGTAGAAGAGAAGGACTTCTTTGTAATTCCTACAATTTTAACCACAGTGTTGATACAGCCTTTGTACTTTAATAAAACTAAAGAGGAGACAGCTCTTATAGAAGCAAATCTTTTAAAAGAAGTAAAACGTTTGTATGACGCTGGTATACCTATACTAGCAGGTACAGATCCACCGAATGCAAATATTAATATAGGAAGTGATTTGTATAAAGAGTTAGCTTTTTTCGCGAAAGCGGGATTACCCATAGAGGCTGTACTAGCAAGCGCTACGTCACTACCTGCAGAGAAGTTCTTTCTAGAAGGAGTAGGGTACATAAAGAAAGGCTATAAAGCAGATTTGCTATTGCTGGAGCAATCACCAGTAAATGATGTAATGAAGCTCAATACATTATCACATATCTGGAAAGAAGGTACTCTTGTCGAGCAAGAATAA
- a CDS encoding DNA polymerase III subunit gamma/tau encodes MEPFIVSARKYRPTTFKDVVGQQAITNTLENAIQNNHLAQALLFCGPRGVGKTSCARILAKQINTDENTSPDEDFAFNVFELDAASNNSVDDIRSLIDQVRIPPQVGKYKVYIIDEVHMLSAAAFNAFLKTLEEPPKHAIFILATTEKHKIIPTILSRCQIFDFKRITVADARKHLVQIAAEEGIEADEEALHIIAQKADGAMRDALSIFDRVVSFSGKTLSRKAVTENLNVLDYDTYFTTTDLLLANDIPQVLVQFNDILARGFDGHHFIAGLASHFRDLMVCKNPPTIHLLEVGDSTKKKYYEQSQKTTMAFLMEAIDIANSCDLKYRTSRNQRLLVELSLMQLASITFDGEKKNDGPFIVPPSYYKVGATQTEQIQVSTPAVQQVAQPQTTQEQTVHSPTQTQQTSPVQQAQEPAITEKQPVNHNIATPVSDNESQVTTQVSPTSAEANATAPVTEQVSPATPAQPEQPVPAQGSPTTQATPSLSIRKDRVSGLSLKGLQRKKELEQQKADKKVDVQNLPSEPFTEIAMQAAWASYVQKLLQKGERIIASNLEADQPTLNGTTIELEYPNETMKIEVERAQGPLLEYLKRSLKNYDITLNITVNEEVQRKYAYTPQEKYDKLREQNPALDILRKTFDLDL; translated from the coding sequence ATGGAACCCTTCATAGTATCAGCTCGAAAATATCGCCCAACCACCTTTAAAGATGTTGTGGGACAACAGGCTATTACTAACACACTTGAAAATGCGATTCAAAACAACCACCTAGCACAGGCACTACTTTTTTGTGGTCCTAGAGGAGTGGGAAAGACGAGTTGTGCACGTATACTAGCAAAACAGATAAATACAGACGAAAATACTAGCCCAGATGAAGACTTTGCCTTCAATGTTTTTGAGCTAGATGCCGCTTCAAATAATTCTGTAGATGACATACGAAGCCTCATAGATCAAGTACGTATACCTCCTCAGGTAGGTAAATACAAAGTCTATATTATAGATGAGGTCCATATGCTCTCTGCAGCGGCCTTTAATGCTTTTCTTAAAACGCTTGAAGAACCACCTAAGCACGCCATATTTATACTTGCCACCACAGAGAAGCATAAAATCATACCTACTATACTCTCACGTTGTCAAATATTTGACTTTAAACGTATCACAGTAGCAGACGCGCGCAAGCACCTAGTACAAATCGCTGCCGAAGAAGGGATAGAAGCAGACGAAGAAGCACTGCACATTATCGCACAAAAAGCAGATGGAGCAATGCGTGACGCATTATCAATTTTTGACAGAGTAGTAAGTTTTAGTGGAAAGACGCTTTCGCGAAAAGCAGTAACCGAAAACCTAAACGTATTAGATTACGACACCTACTTTACCACTACAGATCTTTTACTCGCAAATGATATCCCGCAGGTGCTCGTACAGTTTAATGATATCCTGGCAAGAGGTTTTGACGGGCATCACTTTATCGCAGGTCTTGCATCCCACTTTAGAGACCTAATGGTTTGTAAAAACCCACCTACAATACATTTACTAGAAGTAGGTGACAGTACTAAGAAAAAATATTACGAGCAATCACAAAAGACAACAATGGCTTTCTTAATGGAAGCGATAGATATTGCAAACAGTTGTGATCTCAAATATAGAACTAGCCGTAACCAGAGATTACTGGTAGAACTAAGCCTTATGCAACTTGCCTCTATCACTTTTGATGGAGAAAAAAAAAATGACGGTCCATTCATAGTTCCGCCATCTTATTACAAGGTAGGTGCTACACAAACAGAACAAATTCAAGTTAGCACTCCGGCCGTACAGCAAGTAGCACAACCGCAAACTACACAAGAGCAAACAGTACATAGCCCTACGCAAACTCAACAAACATCACCTGTACAACAGGCGCAAGAACCAGCTATTACAGAAAAGCAGCCCGTAAATCACAATATAGCTACTCCAGTAAGCGATAACGAGTCCCAAGTGACTACGCAAGTCTCACCAACTAGCGCCGAAGCTAATGCAACTGCACCAGTAACAGAACAAGTAAGTCCAGCTACTCCTGCTCAACCAGAGCAACCTGTACCTGCTCAAGGCTCACCTACTACACAGGCAACACCAAGCCTATCTATACGTAAGGACAGAGTATCAGGGCTTTCTCTAAAAGGCTTACAACGCAAAAAAGAACTTGAGCAACAAAAGGCAGATAAAAAAGTAGATGTGCAAAACCTGCCATCAGAACCTTTTACAGAAATTGCAATGCAAGCCGCTTGGGCTTCTTACGTACAAAAATTACTACAAAAAGGAGAACGCATCATCGCTTCAAATCTTGAGGCAGACCAGCCTACTCTTAACGGTACTACCATAGAACTAGAGTACCCTAACGAAACAATGAAAATTGAGGTAGAACGAGCTCAAGGCCCACTACTTGAATATTTAAAAAGAAGTTTAAAAAACTATGATATTACCCTTAATATCACTGTAAATGAAGAAGTACAGCGCAAATATGCCTACACTCCTCAAGAAAAATACGATAAATTAAGAGAGCAGAATCCTGCTCTAGATATTTTGAGAAAGACCTTTGACCTAGACTTATAA
- a CDS encoding LETM1-related biofilm-associated protein — translation MNPSATGWIKKHFSSFLDFIDKNEMNEEHFYEALRAVGFIYGHSLDTLTEKESKGLTWTTQEKTKVNLFDALAFTYYDTITNARKEDCLEAIIAFYKLLDKKEQYIINIPIGKGSLEYKVEKIIHQRVQTNESVLQKNFSHIITNALVYIDILSFDHYLITQQDPYEYAKKLEAVLTETIWLALQQKESKDEYNKLLIKLFESSLRYNSLIKHTHTRVTEIDLSIVTEPLEQQYLLDLCSLSLWDDQKIDEHERLFIMEFCTVMGLDEKGYLEGVLAVKTFLTEHSDEVAYLNYSNPVKHFYNQTTSTVSNLISRNSKRLVREIRESRDLVILLGQSTTRDLSKDERKLVKNQLLDICKSIPSLAVFLLPGGGLLLPILVRLIPKMLPSAFNENLED, via the coding sequence ATGAATCCCTCTGCAACTGGCTGGATAAAAAAGCACTTCTCATCATTTCTTGATTTTATAGACAAGAATGAGATGAATGAAGAACACTTCTACGAGGCTTTGCGAGCAGTGGGATTTATTTATGGGCACTCACTAGATACGCTTACAGAAAAAGAATCAAAAGGTCTTACCTGGACTACTCAAGAAAAAACAAAGGTTAACCTTTTTGACGCACTTGCATTCACCTATTACGATACTATTACAAATGCAAGAAAAGAAGATTGCCTAGAGGCCATCATCGCTTTTTATAAATTACTTGATAAGAAGGAACAGTACATCATAAATATCCCTATAGGTAAAGGGTCACTTGAGTATAAAGTAGAAAAAATCATACACCAGCGTGTACAGACTAACGAGTCTGTTTTACAAAAAAACTTTAGTCACATTATAACTAATGCACTGGTTTATATAGATATCTTAAGTTTTGACCACTACCTTATTACACAACAAGATCCTTATGAGTATGCAAAAAAGCTAGAAGCTGTACTTACTGAGACCATCTGGCTAGCCCTGCAACAAAAGGAAAGTAAAGATGAGTACAACAAGTTACTTATAAAACTTTTTGAAAGTTCGCTACGTTATAATTCATTAATTAAGCACACACATACACGGGTTACAGAGATAGACTTAAGTATAGTCACAGAACCGTTAGAGCAACAATACCTGCTTGACTTATGTAGTTTATCCCTTTGGGATGATCAAAAAATAGATGAGCACGAGCGTCTTTTTATTATGGAATTTTGCACAGTAATGGGCCTAGATGAAAAAGGTTATCTAGAGGGTGTACTTGCTGTAAAAACCTTCCTTACCGAGCATAGTGATGAAGTTGCCTATCTCAACTACAGTAATCCTGTAAAGCATTTTTATAACCAAACCACTAGCACGGTAAGTAATCTCATCTCTCGTAATAGTAAAAGACTAGTAAGAGAGATACGTGAGAGCCGCGATCTGGTCATATTACTGGGTCAATCTACTACGCGGGATTTATCTAAAGACGAACGAAAACTAGTAAAAAATCAGCTATTAGATATTTGTAAAAGTATACCGTCACTCGCAGTATTTTTGCTGCCTGGAGGTGGTTTGTTACTACCTATACTCGTGAGACTTATCCCAAAAATGCTTCCAAGTGCTTTTAATGAAAACCTTGAAGATTAA
- a CDS encoding Lacal_2735 family protein, translating to MFGLFKKKSPVEKLQEKHKKILEQAFQLSKSDRSASDKLYAEAAEIEKEISRLS from the coding sequence ATGTTTGGATTATTTAAAAAGAAAAGCCCAGTTGAAAAACTACAAGAAAAACATAAAAAAATACTGGAACAAGCCTTCCAACTATCTAAGAGTGATCGAAGTGCAAGCGATAAGCTATATGCAGAAGCTGCCGAAATAGAAAAAGAGATATCACGACTTTCATAA
- a CDS encoding winged helix-turn-helix transcriptional regulator: MQLIGTKWKPLVLFHLLDQPLRSGQLQKHIKGISNKMFTQTVRELERDGLVFRKVFPVVPPRVEYGLTKRGETLRDILLSLDKWGVDDAASS; the protein is encoded by the coding sequence ATGCAACTTATAGGCACAAAGTGGAAACCGCTTGTACTTTTTCATTTACTTGACCAGCCGCTTAGATCTGGTCAACTCCAAAAGCACATTAAAGGGATATCAAATAAAATGTTTACTCAAACGGTAAGAGAGCTCGAGAGGGATGGACTGGTTTTTAGAAAAGTATTTCCTGTAGTGCCGCCTAGAGTAGAATACGGTCTTACTAAGAGAGGAGAAACGCTTAGAGATATACTACTCAGTTTAGATAAATGGGGAGTAGATGATGCTGCGAGTAGCTAG
- a CDS encoding DUF6265 family protein, with translation MRYTLLLLSLFTLLLYSCKNEEKHAVVSSQFDYLIGDWERTNSKGGSATSEHWRAATSEDLRGHGYTIEDEDTVFNERMRIYKKQEQWMLSISGPNEKPTLFKITQHTNSAFTAVNPDNEFPKIITYSYFDDVLTATISAEDTEIPFIFWRMED, from the coding sequence ATGCGCTACACATTACTTTTATTATCTCTCTTTACTCTCCTTCTCTACTCTTGTAAAAATGAAGAGAAACACGCTGTTGTTAGTAGTCAATTTGATTACCTCATAGGTGATTGGGAACGTACTAATAGTAAAGGTGGTAGTGCAACGTCAGAACACTGGAGGGCGGCAACTAGCGAAGACTTGAGAGGTCACGGTTATACTATAGAAGACGAGGATACAGTTTTTAATGAACGTATGCGCATTTACAAAAAGCAAGAACAGTGGATGCTTTCTATAAGTGGCCCTAATGAAAAGCCTACACTTTTTAAAATCACTCAACATACAAACAGTGCATTTACAGCTGTAAATCCTGATAATGAGTTCCCAAAGATAATTACGTACTCTTACTTTGATGATGTGCTCACAGCGACCATCTCTGCAGAGGATACAGAGATTCCATTTATCTTCTGGAGAATGGAAGATTAA
- a CDS encoding 2TM domain-containing protein, whose translation METPQEKYQRAAAHVQKVRKFYGKIINAVIVCAVIAGINYYVNEFRNPWVLWVVGFSLLGIVIDGLKLFGLGIFLGKGWEQRKIQEHLERDERENSSNPIIRK comes from the coding sequence ATGGAAACGCCACAAGAAAAATATCAAAGAGCTGCGGCTCACGTACAAAAGGTGCGTAAGTTTTATGGTAAAATCATAAATGCTGTCATCGTTTGTGCCGTTATCGCGGGGATAAATTATTATGTAAATGAGTTTAGAAATCCTTGGGTACTGTGGGTAGTAGGATTCTCACTTCTAGGTATTGTGATAGACGGTCTCAAGCTGTTTGGTCTAGGTATCTTTTTAGGAAAAGGGTGGGAACAGCGCAAAATACAAGAACACCTAGAGAGAGATGAAAGAGAAAATTCTTCAAACCCTATAATAAGAAAGTAA